From Rhodoferax sp. AJA081-3, the proteins below share one genomic window:
- a CDS encoding SDR family oxidoreductase produces the protein MNLTTNTILITGGAAGIGFALARQLCERGNRVIICGRSEEALLKAQAKVPALITRICNITDAASRQAMVDWLNTAYPDLNVMVNNAGVQYRRMFKEGGALEHLEQEVATNFTAPVQLIGALLPLLIRQPKAVIVNVSSGLAFAPMADIPVYCATKAAMHSFTLTLRHQLKATGVRVVEMAPPIVDTGLGGGDRSGGTTDQHMMTPEDFATQALAQLENDQDEVMVGLAAGARKMGEALFERMNGT, from the coding sequence ATGAACCTGACAACCAACACCATTCTCATTACGGGCGGAGCCGCCGGCATCGGCTTTGCGCTAGCGCGGCAACTTTGCGAACGCGGCAATCGCGTCATCATCTGCGGACGCAGCGAAGAGGCGCTGCTAAAAGCACAGGCAAAGGTGCCGGCCTTGATCACCCGCATCTGCAACATCACGGATGCCGCAAGCCGCCAGGCTATGGTGGACTGGCTGAACACCGCATACCCCGACCTCAATGTGATGGTCAACAATGCGGGGGTTCAATACCGCCGGATGTTCAAGGAAGGCGGCGCGCTGGAGCATCTCGAACAGGAAGTGGCAACCAATTTCACAGCACCGGTTCAGCTTATCGGTGCGCTCCTGCCTCTGCTGATTCGACAGCCCAAGGCCGTGATCGTCAATGTCAGTTCGGGACTGGCATTCGCGCCGATGGCTGACATCCCTGTCTACTGCGCGACCAAGGCGGCCATGCATTCCTTTACCCTCACGTTGCGCCACCAGCTTAAAGCGACGGGTGTCAGGGTCGTGGAGATGGCGCCACCCATCGTTGATACCGGACTGGGCGGCGGGGACCGCAGTGGTGGCACGACCGACCAGCACATGATGACTCCGGAAGACTTTGCCACCCAAGCGCTTGCCCAGTTGGAGAACGATCAGGACGAAGTGATGGTCGGCTTGGCTGCGGGCGCGCGCAAGATGGGCGAGGCCTTGTTCGAGCGAATGAACGGCACCTGA
- a CDS encoding YdiU family protein, translating into MNSTHPLSFTDLMQRAHPALLRNLVPDPEQARNTPNKTARQVKSGHYVEVRPTSLPAPRYVIHSPAFFEALGLADEVASDPAFMQFFTGDLDPVVEAANAAGVSPTVRSSGWATGYALSIYGQEMVNNCPFRTGNGYGDGRAISVLEVLLADGQPWEFQLKGGGTTPYCRGGDGRAVLRSSIREFLASEAMAALGVPSARALCLFVSGSETVRRPWYSPGAKTEEPDRMVDEPAAITTRAAPSFLRVGQVELFGRRARHNAHPRALAELEAIFQHALDREYPDLAASLHGPEVTLADKVVAMAREFGVRLSHLVAHWIRVGYCQGNFNSDNCALGGRTLDYGPFGFMEAYDPAFQMWIGGGEHFAFMNQPMAAVVNFRMFCTALVPLLGQDTRAMEELDAVVQALPDRMASTLHAMWAQKMGLIEFRAELFAELHTLMAQTPVDYTIFWRELSSLPQEVADLRPSFYASRAAYGQDPAGTEARWTTWLQKWHAALAQDGRDPLEVSVAMKLVNPKYIPREWMLVEAYRSATDAGDFTQVRHLHALLADPYSEQSPELAALYYTKKRDEYFGLGGTSHCSCSS; encoded by the coding sequence ATGAATAGCACCCACCCGCTCTCCTTCACCGACCTGATGCAACGGGCGCACCCCGCCTTGCTGCGAAATCTCGTCCCGGACCCAGAGCAGGCCCGCAATACGCCCAACAAGACCGCACGCCAGGTCAAGTCCGGTCATTACGTTGAGGTGCGCCCGACGTCGCTGCCAGCCCCTCGCTACGTCATTCACAGCCCAGCCTTCTTTGAGGCCTTGGGGTTGGCAGACGAGGTGGCCAGTGATCCGGCTTTTATGCAGTTCTTCACGGGTGATCTGGACCCAGTCGTAGAGGCAGCCAACGCCGCCGGGGTGTCCCCCACGGTGCGCTCCAGCGGCTGGGCGACCGGCTACGCACTCAGCATTTACGGGCAGGAAATGGTGAACAACTGCCCTTTCAGAACCGGCAATGGATACGGCGACGGACGCGCCATTTCGGTGCTGGAGGTACTGCTCGCCGACGGACAGCCTTGGGAGTTCCAGCTCAAAGGCGGCGGCACCACCCCGTATTGCCGCGGTGGTGACGGCCGTGCTGTGCTGCGCTCCAGCATCCGTGAGTTTTTGGCCTCGGAAGCTATGGCGGCGCTGGGAGTGCCAAGCGCGCGGGCGCTGTGCCTCTTTGTCTCGGGCAGTGAAACGGTCAGACGCCCTTGGTATTCACCGGGTGCAAAAACCGAGGAGCCTGACCGCATGGTGGACGAGCCGGCGGCCATCACTACCCGTGCGGCCCCCTCCTTCTTACGGGTCGGTCAAGTCGAATTGTTTGGCCGGCGGGCCAGGCATAACGCGCACCCGCGTGCGCTGGCCGAGCTGGAGGCGATCTTTCAGCATGCACTCGACCGCGAATATCCAGACTTGGCCGCCAGCCTGCACGGCCCCGAGGTGACGCTAGCGGACAAAGTCGTCGCCATGGCACGTGAGTTTGGCGTGCGCTTGTCGCATTTGGTGGCCCATTGGATTCGGGTGGGGTACTGCCAAGGCAACTTCAACAGCGACAACTGTGCACTGGGGGGGCGAACGCTGGACTACGGCCCCTTCGGCTTCATGGAAGCCTATGACCCTGCGTTTCAAATGTGGATTGGTGGCGGGGAACATTTCGCGTTTATGAACCAGCCCATGGCCGCAGTAGTCAATTTCAGGATGTTCTGCACCGCTTTGGTCCCCTTGCTGGGACAGGACACCCGCGCCATGGAGGAATTGGACGCGGTGGTGCAGGCGCTACCGGACCGCATGGCGAGCACGCTGCATGCCATGTGGGCCCAAAAAATGGGCCTGATCGAATTTCGTGCGGAACTGTTTGCCGAGTTGCACACCCTCATGGCACAAACCCCGGTGGACTACACGATCTTCTGGCGGGAGCTTTCCAGCCTACCCCAGGAGGTGGCGGACTTGCGTCCCAGCTTCTACGCAAGCCGTGCGGCTTATGGCCAAGACCCGGCAGGCACGGAGGCCCGCTGGACCACGTGGCTGCAGAAGTGGCACGCCGCCTTGGCGCAAGACGGGCGTGATCCCTTGGAGGTGTCGGTGGCCATGAAGCTTGTCAACCCCAAGTACATCCCAAGGGAGTGGATGCTGGTGGAGGCCTACCGCAGCGCCACGGACGCTGGAGACTTCACGCAGGTGCGGCACCTGCACGCCTTGCTGGCAGACCCCTACAGCGAACAGTCGCCAGAGCTCGCCGCCCTGTATTACACCAAGAAGCGGGATGAGTACTTTGGCTTGGGCGGCACCTCGCACTGCAGTTGCTCGTCGTAG
- a CDS encoding CPBP family intramembrane glutamic endopeptidase, which yields MPLEKTTFPSASQAALLLLSGFLLQYLLGAALYDIRRSLDITDEQGQVLVMLLANGILITAVMHVRGMSHRDLVHPSHNSLLLTSVFLVPPVLLLIPLTVLLDLVLIDSLEAVFPVSAWEQQAFSNMLAATLPAVVATCVIAPIVEEMLFRGILLRSFLEQYPRGVAIGFSALYFGAAHLNIYQFLLAFLLGLLLGWLYERSSSLVPCIALHAAVNGSVVLLETSKDSVTSLDPFAFPAIAWLGAIIAATVGATVLFRLLGIGANKGANET from the coding sequence ATGCCCCTCGAAAAAACAACATTCCCTTCCGCATCACAGGCCGCACTTCTGCTGTTGTCTGGTTTTCTTCTTCAGTACCTTCTTGGCGCCGCCCTCTATGACATTCGTAGGTCTCTCGACATTACGGACGAGCAAGGCCAAGTGCTCGTCATGCTGCTGGCAAACGGGATACTTATCACTGCTGTAATGCACGTTCGAGGAATGAGTCATCGCGACCTGGTGCACCCGAGCCATAACTCGTTGCTTTTGACCTCAGTTTTCTTGGTCCCGCCCGTGCTTCTTCTGATACCACTCACAGTGTTATTGGACTTAGTGCTGATCGACAGCCTTGAAGCCGTGTTTCCTGTATCAGCCTGGGAACAGCAAGCATTCTCCAATATGCTTGCCGCCACATTGCCCGCAGTAGTTGCGACATGCGTTATCGCCCCAATAGTGGAGGAAATGCTGTTCCGCGGCATTCTTTTGAGGTCCTTCCTTGAGCAGTATCCGCGGGGAGTTGCCATTGGTTTCTCGGCACTCTACTTTGGTGCGGCGCACCTTAACATCTACCAGTTCCTATTGGCATTTTTGCTTGGCCTGCTCCTTGGATGGCTCTACGAACGGTCGAGCTCTCTGGTTCCATGCATTGCTCTACATGCCGCCGTCAATGGCTCAGTCGTTTTGTTGGAAACATCGAAGGATTCGGTGACAAGTCTTGATCCCTTCGCATTTCCGGCAATTGCATGGTTGGGTGCAATTATTGCAGCGACAGTTGGCGCGACGGTTCTGTTTCGCTTACTAGGCATAGGGGCCAACAAGGGAGCAAATGAGACCTAA
- a CDS encoding IS91 family transposase produces the protein MGHSALEVADIFRAHGPAFRAAQRSHLSLGQLKAMSAIEQCRTAALGGHVLRCPDCQQDQVSYNSCRNRHCPKCQANAAKRWLEARQADLLPVDYYHVVFTLPAPISDIAYYNKAVVYGLLFEIAAETLITIAADPKHLGAQVGVTLVLHTWGSALTHHPHVHGIVPGGGISLDGKRWVSCKPGFFLSVRVLSRLFRRRFLESLEEAHHDGKLQFFGDHAGLADPKAFAKWLAPLRQCEWVVYAKRPFAGPEAVLAYLSRYTHRVAIANSRLLTMDERGVTFRWKDYRDKGEPDRPRHKTMTLSADEFMRRFLLHVLPGGFHRIRHFGLIANHGRTEKLARARELLGVAPAVITEASEVGTETEVDGVRPTFVCAHCGAAMLVLETLVRGHAIRAPPPKRVSL, from the coding sequence ATGGGCCACAGTGCCCTGGAGGTCGCGGACATCTTCCGCGCCCATGGGCCAGCCTTTAGAGCGGCGCAACGCTCACACCTGAGCCTGGGCCAGCTCAAGGCCATGTCAGCCATTGAACAGTGCCGCACGGCGGCACTGGGGGGACACGTTTTGCGCTGTCCGGACTGCCAGCAGGATCAGGTGTCCTACAACTCGTGTCGCAATCGCCATTGCCCGAAGTGCCAGGCTAATGCCGCCAAGCGCTGGTTGGAAGCCAGACAAGCTGATCTGCTACCGGTGGACTACTACCACGTGGTCTTCACGCTGCCAGCACCTATCAGCGATATTGCGTACTACAACAAGGCGGTGGTCTATGGCTTGTTGTTTGAGATCGCGGCTGAAACGCTGATCACCATTGCCGCCGACCCCAAGCACTTGGGCGCACAGGTGGGAGTGACGTTAGTGCTGCACACCTGGGGCTCGGCACTGACGCATCACCCGCATGTGCACGGCATCGTCCCAGGCGGTGGAATCTCGCTCGATGGCAAGCGGTGGGTATCCTGCAAGCCGGGCTTCTTCCTGTCGGTGCGGGTGCTCTCGCGTTTGTTTCGCCGGCGGTTTCTTGAATCACTGGAGGAGGCGCACCATGACGGCAAGTTGCAGTTCTTTGGTGACCATGCAGGCCTGGCTGATCCAAAGGCCTTTGCGAAGTGGCTGGCGCCACTGCGCCAATGCGAATGGGTTGTCTACGCCAAGCGTCCGTTTGCCGGGCCTGAGGCCGTGCTGGCCTATCTGTCGCGTTATACGCACCGGGTGGCGATTGCCAACTCCCGCTTGCTGACAATGGACGAGCGTGGGGTAACCTTCCGTTGGAAGGACTACCGGGACAAGGGCGAGCCGGACAGACCACGCCACAAGACAATGACCTTGAGTGCCGATGAGTTCATGCGCCGTTTCTTGTTGCATGTGCTGCCCGGCGGGTTTCACCGCATCCGCCACTTTGGATTGATCGCCAACCATGGGCGCACAGAGAAGCTCGCCCGCGCTCGGGAGTTGCTCGGCGTTGCGCCAGCGGTCATCACCGAAGCCTCTGAGGTCGGCACTGAAACTGAAGTCGATGGGGTTCGCCCGACCTTTGTTTGCGCCCACTGTGGCGCGGCAATGCTCGTCCTCGAGACCTTGGTGCGGGGGCACGCCATTCGCGCGCCACCGCCAAAGCGGGTGTCACTATGA